A window of the Agromyces mariniharenae genome harbors these coding sequences:
- a CDS encoding GNAT family N-acetyltransferase — translation MTVEVRPVEVPRALGTPEAADFEAYAALGFELERANWGHDHFAETPAELHALHRNDVHRGRRLFGAWDGRTLVGRSRIGWERGDDAATIEVTLGVAPAHRRRGVGSQLLAAAEETARGLGRSIVVAYSDHPDTGEAPDGPVLRAPDGDAVLAASAPAAAFAAAHGYALEQLERVSSLAVEGRVDGYREEFARRATRAADLGYRLELWTDRTPERLVDAYAAARARMALDVPAGGVTIDEERWDAARVREHESEQLDGGMGVLVAAAVTDDGAIAGYTELLLPLDRPFAYQYDTLVVGAHRGHGLGMLVKLANLVRLAEAAPERDVVYTWNADENEHMLAINIALGFRRCGLEAAWQREGFSR, via the coding sequence ATGACCGTCGAGGTTCGACCGGTGGAGGTCCCGCGTGCGCTGGGCACGCCCGAGGCCGCCGACTTCGAGGCCTACGCGGCACTCGGCTTCGAGCTCGAGCGGGCGAACTGGGGCCACGACCACTTCGCCGAGACGCCTGCCGAGCTGCACGCGCTGCACCGCAACGACGTGCATCGCGGCCGGCGGCTCTTCGGCGCGTGGGACGGCAGGACGCTCGTGGGTCGCAGCCGCATCGGCTGGGAGCGCGGCGACGACGCGGCCACGATCGAGGTCACGCTCGGCGTCGCGCCCGCGCACCGGCGGCGCGGCGTCGGCTCGCAGCTCCTCGCCGCCGCCGAGGAGACCGCACGCGGGCTCGGACGCTCGATCGTCGTCGCCTACTCCGATCACCCCGACACCGGCGAGGCGCCCGACGGGCCGGTGCTGCGCGCACCCGACGGTGACGCGGTGCTCGCGGCATCCGCACCGGCCGCGGCGTTCGCGGCCGCGCACGGCTACGCGCTCGAGCAGCTCGAGCGCGTGAGCAGCCTCGCGGTCGAGGGCCGCGTCGACGGATACCGAGAGGAGTTCGCTCGGCGCGCGACCCGCGCGGCCGACCTCGGCTACCGGCTCGAGCTCTGGACGGACCGCACCCCCGAGCGCCTCGTCGACGCCTACGCCGCGGCGCGCGCCCGCATGGCCCTCGACGTGCCGGCGGGCGGCGTCACGATCGACGAGGAGCGGTGGGATGCCGCACGCGTGCGCGAGCACGAGTCGGAGCAGCTCGACGGCGGCATGGGCGTGCTCGTCGCCGCCGCGGTGACCGACGACGGCGCGATCGCCGGCTACACGGAGCTCCTGCTCCCGCTCGACAGGCCCTTCGCCTACCAGTACGACACGCTCGTGGTCGGCGCGCACCGCGGCCACGGCCTCGGCATGCTCGTCAAGCTCGCGAACCTCGTGCGGCTCGCCGAGGCGGCCCCCGAGCGCGACGTCGTCTACACGTGGAACGCCGACGAGAACGAGCACATGCTCGCGATCAACATCGCGCTCGGCTTCCGTCGCTGCGGCCTCGAGGCGGCCTGGCAGCGCGAGGGATTCAGCCGGTGA
- the smc gene encoding chromosome segregation protein SMC produces the protein MYLKSLTLKGFKSFAQPTTFAFEPGVTCIVGPNGSGKSNVVDALAWVMGEQGAKTLRGGKMEDVIFAGTATRGPLGRAEVSLTIDNADGALPIEYTEVTISRTLFRSGQSEYAINGETCRLLDVQELLSDSGLGREMHVIVGQGQLDAVLHASAEDRRGFIEEAAGILKHRRRKEKTLRKLDAMQANLTRLSDLAGEIRRQLKPLGRQAEVAREAATIAAVVRDARARLLADEVVGLRRALEEHGRSEHERHGERLVLQEELEQHQARVERLEAAYLGDDVDAARSTTHALESAQERLRALDALARQRIALLSAQVEPADAAPSVTRAMIDEATDGLGGFTAAVGEAASALESAVVATRATRDELDVVDEGIALQSAQVAAYDLELSKLAGQADTAASKLAAVRGEVLRHANALEAAAARREAAGAELARVEAEAEAGGDAETDLDEAYELAQAAVFEGEAEIERIRDELHAREREQGALAARTSALSLALDQKDGSAALVAANVDGVRGLLAESLHVEPGFEAAIAAALGSLTDAVLVDDRAAAWRALDHAERGELGRVALAFADPGVDPRAGVAVDGLTAASDVVTAPAGVTALLAEVLIADDLAAARAAEPALARLDGPATVITKDGTVVGRYVVRGGTGREQSRIELIAERDRAGARLEEVRSELERSRFELAEQRQLVERSKEQAKAALAALREYDAQLAQRTELLNRARVQVEAADAEAARLEQAAANAQERVAEAERAADAAKAAHEAARALPRPVLDATARDGAVASLDRARELEVEARLRVETAKERVRAEEARVRAMERQFEAEQQAAADAARRAVLRRAQLAAASRVAESLPAVLASVDASVAEARVALGRAEAQRASRNEELQRVRRQEAAVRERLHAVTEDVHGLELRIYEKKLHAAGLVERAESELGLTEDVLVAEYGPEAEVPPESEEAEPRPFVREEQQRRLVAAERKLAQLGRVNPLALEEFAALEQRHQFLTEQLTDLANTRKDLLTIIEEIDGKMESIFRGAFEDTRAAFAEVFPVLFPGGEGRIALTDPDDLLTTGIEVSVKPAGKKIERLSLLSGGERSLAAVALLIAIFKARPSPFYIMDEVEAALDDANLGRLLTTLEDLRESSQLIVITHQKRTMEIADALYGVSMRQDGVSAVVGQRVREEREAKAS, from the coding sequence ATGTACCTCAAGAGCCTGACGCTGAAGGGATTCAAGTCCTTCGCGCAGCCGACGACGTTCGCGTTCGAACCGGGCGTCACGTGCATCGTCGGCCCCAACGGCTCGGGCAAGTCCAACGTCGTCGACGCGCTCGCCTGGGTGATGGGCGAGCAGGGCGCGAAGACCCTGCGCGGCGGAAAGATGGAGGACGTCATCTTCGCGGGCACGGCCACGCGCGGTCCGCTGGGCCGCGCGGAGGTCAGCCTCACCATCGACAACGCCGACGGCGCGCTGCCCATCGAGTACACCGAGGTGACGATCTCGCGCACGCTCTTCCGCAGCGGGCAGAGCGAGTACGCCATCAACGGCGAGACGTGCCGGCTCCTCGACGTGCAGGAGCTGCTCAGCGACTCGGGCCTCGGCCGCGAGATGCACGTCATCGTGGGGCAGGGCCAGCTCGACGCCGTGCTGCATGCGAGCGCCGAGGACCGCCGCGGCTTCATCGAGGAGGCCGCGGGCATCCTGAAGCACCGCCGGCGCAAGGAGAAGACGCTCCGCAAGCTCGACGCCATGCAGGCGAACCTCACGCGCCTCTCCGACCTCGCGGGCGAGATCCGCCGGCAGCTGAAGCCGCTCGGGCGCCAGGCGGAGGTCGCCCGGGAGGCAGCCACGATCGCCGCGGTCGTGCGCGACGCACGCGCCCGCCTGCTCGCCGACGAGGTCGTCGGCCTGCGCCGCGCGCTCGAGGAGCACGGGCGCAGCGAGCACGAGCGCCACGGCGAGCGCCTCGTGCTGCAGGAGGAGCTCGAGCAGCACCAGGCCAGGGTCGAGCGGCTCGAGGCGGCCTACCTCGGCGACGACGTCGATGCGGCGCGCTCGACCACGCACGCGCTCGAGTCGGCGCAGGAGCGCCTGCGCGCCCTCGACGCACTGGCCCGGCAGCGCATCGCCCTGCTCAGCGCCCAGGTCGAGCCGGCGGATGCCGCGCCGAGCGTCACCCGCGCGATGATCGACGAGGCGACCGACGGCCTCGGCGGCTTCACCGCCGCTGTCGGCGAGGCGGCCTCCGCGCTCGAGTCCGCCGTGGTCGCGACCCGCGCCACGCGGGACGAGCTCGACGTGGTCGACGAGGGCATCGCGCTCCAGAGCGCGCAGGTCGCGGCCTACGACCTCGAGCTGTCGAAGCTCGCCGGCCAGGCCGACACCGCCGCGTCGAAGCTCGCCGCCGTGCGCGGCGAGGTGCTCCGGCACGCGAACGCCCTCGAGGCCGCCGCCGCCCGACGCGAGGCCGCCGGTGCCGAGCTCGCCCGAGTCGAGGCCGAGGCCGAGGCGGGCGGCGATGCCGAGACCGACCTCGACGAGGCGTACGAGCTCGCGCAGGCGGCCGTGTTCGAGGGCGAGGCCGAGATCGAGCGGATCCGCGATGAGCTGCACGCACGCGAACGCGAGCAGGGCGCGCTCGCCGCGCGCACGTCAGCCCTTTCGCTGGCGCTCGACCAGAAGGACGGCTCGGCGGCGCTCGTCGCCGCCAACGTCGACGGCGTGCGGGGCCTGCTCGCCGAGTCACTGCACGTCGAGCCCGGCTTCGAGGCGGCGATCGCCGCAGCCCTCGGCTCGCTCACCGACGCCGTGCTCGTCGACGACCGCGCGGCCGCCTGGCGTGCGCTCGACCACGCCGAGCGCGGCGAGCTCGGCCGGGTGGCGCTCGCGTTCGCCGACCCCGGCGTCGACCCGCGGGCGGGCGTGGCGGTCGACGGGCTCACCGCGGCATCCGACGTCGTCACCGCCCCCGCCGGCGTGACCGCACTGCTCGCCGAGGTGCTCATCGCCGACGACCTCGCCGCGGCGCGGGCGGCGGAGCCGGCGCTCGCGCGACTCGACGGACCCGCCACGGTGATCACGAAGGACGGCACGGTCGTCGGCCGCTACGTCGTGCGCGGCGGCACCGGACGCGAACAGAGCCGCATCGAGCTCATCGCCGAGCGCGATCGCGCCGGCGCCCGGCTCGAGGAGGTGCGCTCCGAGCTCGAGCGCAGCCGCTTCGAGCTCGCCGAGCAGCGCCAGCTCGTCGAGCGCTCGAAGGAGCAGGCGAAGGCGGCACTGGCCGCCCTGCGCGAGTACGACGCGCAGCTCGCCCAGCGCACCGAGCTGCTGAACCGCGCCCGTGTGCAGGTCGAGGCTGCCGACGCCGAGGCCGCACGACTCGAGCAGGCCGCCGCGAACGCGCAGGAGCGGGTCGCCGAGGCCGAGCGCGCCGCGGATGCCGCGAAGGCCGCGCACGAGGCGGCCCGCGCCCTGCCCCGTCCCGTGCTCGACGCGACCGCCCGCGACGGCGCGGTGGCTTCGCTCGATCGCGCGCGAGAGCTCGAGGTCGAGGCGAGGCTTCGGGTCGAGACCGCCAAGGAGCGCGTGCGCGCCGAGGAGGCGCGCGTGCGCGCCATGGAGCGCCAGTTCGAGGCCGAGCAGCAGGCCGCAGCGGATGCCGCGCGGCGGGCCGTGCTGCGCCGGGCCCAGCTCGCGGCGGCGTCGAGGGTCGCGGAGTCGCTGCCCGCGGTGCTCGCGTCGGTCGACGCCTCGGTCGCCGAGGCGCGCGTCGCGCTCGGACGGGCGGAGGCGCAGCGCGCGAGCCGCAACGAGGAGCTGCAGCGCGTGCGCCGCCAGGAGGCGGCAGTCCGCGAGCGGCTGCACGCCGTGACCGAGGACGTGCACGGCCTCGAGCTGCGTATCTACGAGAAGAAGCTGCACGCGGCCGGGTTGGTCGAGCGCGCCGAGTCGGAGCTCGGGCTCACCGAGGACGTGCTCGTGGCCGAGTACGGCCCCGAAGCCGAGGTGCCGCCCGAGTCGGAGGAGGCGGAGCCACGCCCGTTCGTGCGCGAGGAGCAGCAGCGCCGCCTCGTCGCGGCCGAGCGCAAGCTCGCCCAGCTCGGGCGCGTGAACCCGCTCGCGCTCGAGGAGTTCGCGGCGCTCGAGCAGCGGCACCAGTTCCTCACCGAGCAGCTCACCGACCTCGCGAACACCCGCAAGGACCTCCTCACGATCATCGAGGAGATCGACGGCAAGATGGAGTCGATCTTCCGCGGCGCGTTCGAGGACACGCGCGCGGCGTTCGCCGAGGTGTTCCCGGTGCTCTTCCCGGGCGGCGAGGGGCGCATCGCGCTGACGGACCCCGACGACCTGCTCACGACCGGCATCGAGGTGTCGGTGAAGCCCGCCGGCAAGAAGATCGAGCGCCTCTCGCTGCTCTCGGGCGGCGAGCGGTCGCTTGCCGCGGTCGCGCTGCTCATCGCGATCTTCAAGGCGCGCCCGAGCCCGTTCTACATCATGGACGAGGTCGAGGCCGCGCTCGACGACGCCAACCTCGGGCGCCTGCTCACGACCCTCGAGGACCTGCGCGAGTCGAGCCAGCTCATCGTGATCACGCACCAGAAGCGCACGATGGAGATCGCCGACGCGCTCTACGGCGTCTCGATGCGCCAGGACGGCGTCTCGGCGGTCGTCGGGCAGCGCGTGCGCGAGGAGCGCGAGGCGAAGGCGAGCTGA
- a CDS encoding alpha-amylase family protein, producing the protein MKITDRSDLWWKTAVVYCLDVEKYLDWNDDGIGDFEGLAHRLDHLAELGVSCLWLMPFQPSPRRDDGYDITDFQAIDPRVGSLGDFVEFMRTAKDRGMRVIIDFVMNHTSDRHPWFLDARRSRDSRFRDFYVWRDEPPKQQPEVVFPGEETSVWEYDERTDQYYLHSFYRHQPDLNIANPAVRDEIAKTIGFWLELGVSGFRVDAVPFLIEPPAGVDVGDPHEFLRDIRRFLQRRSSDAILLGEVNLDYAGQLDFFGHLDAPAELTLQFDFPAMQRMYLSFVREDATPLAEMLAARPELRIEAQWANFVRNHDELTLDKLNDEEREEVFDAFAPEESQRIYGRGIARRLPPMLGGDPRRIELAYSLLFSLPGTPVLFYGEEIGMGENPDLGGRMPVRSPMQWSTEANGGFSRAPARKLVAKPPTDGYAPEHVNVESQMHDPESLLAKIRLFAHRYRSSPEIGWGRLELLDTGEPSILAHRIVADVGSFIAVHNFASTPVTVRLPLGDVSEEARLSDLLADTVVPIDDKGRADVEVGAYGYRWFRTVDSRDRRLT; encoded by the coding sequence ATGAAGATCACCGACCGCAGCGACCTCTGGTGGAAGACGGCGGTGGTCTACTGCCTCGACGTCGAGAAGTACCTGGACTGGAACGACGACGGCATCGGCGACTTCGAGGGCCTCGCGCACCGGCTCGACCACCTCGCCGAGCTCGGCGTCAGCTGCCTCTGGCTCATGCCGTTCCAGCCGTCGCCGCGCCGCGACGACGGCTACGACATCACCGACTTCCAGGCCATCGATCCGCGCGTCGGCTCGCTGGGCGACTTCGTCGAGTTCATGCGCACCGCCAAGGACCGGGGCATGCGGGTCATCATCGACTTCGTCATGAACCACACGTCCGACCGGCATCCGTGGTTCCTGGACGCGCGCCGCAGTCGCGACTCGCGGTTCCGCGACTTCTACGTGTGGCGCGACGAGCCGCCGAAGCAGCAGCCCGAGGTGGTGTTCCCCGGCGAGGAGACGAGCGTCTGGGAGTACGACGAGCGCACCGACCAGTACTACCTGCACAGCTTCTACCGCCACCAGCCCGACCTGAACATCGCGAACCCGGCCGTGCGCGACGAGATCGCGAAGACCATCGGCTTCTGGCTCGAGCTCGGCGTCTCGGGGTTCCGCGTCGACGCCGTGCCGTTCCTCATCGAGCCGCCCGCCGGCGTCGACGTCGGCGATCCGCACGAGTTCCTCCGCGACATCCGCCGGTTCCTGCAGCGTCGCTCGAGCGACGCGATCCTGCTCGGCGAGGTGAACCTGGACTACGCGGGGCAGCTCGACTTCTTCGGCCACCTCGACGCGCCCGCCGAGCTCACGCTGCAGTTCGACTTCCCCGCGATGCAGCGCATGTACCTGTCGTTCGTGCGCGAGGATGCGACCCCGCTCGCGGAGATGCTGGCCGCGCGCCCCGAGCTGCGCATCGAGGCGCAGTGGGCGAACTTCGTGCGCAACCACGACGAGCTGACCCTCGACAAGCTGAACGACGAGGAGCGCGAGGAGGTCTTCGACGCGTTCGCCCCGGAGGAGTCCCAGCGGATCTACGGCCGGGGCATCGCGCGGCGGCTCCCGCCGATGCTCGGCGGCGATCCACGACGCATCGAGCTCGCCTACAGCCTGCTGTTCTCGCTCCCCGGCACGCCCGTGCTGTTCTACGGCGAGGAGATCGGCATGGGCGAGAACCCCGACCTCGGCGGTCGCATGCCCGTGCGTTCGCCGATGCAGTGGTCGACCGAGGCCAACGGCGGGTTCTCGCGCGCGCCCGCGCGCAAGCTCGTGGCGAAGCCGCCCACCGACGGCTACGCGCCCGAGCACGTCAACGTGGAATCGCAGATGCACGATCCCGAGTCGCTGCTCGCGAAGATCCGCCTGTTCGCGCACCGGTACCGCAGCTCCCCCGAGATCGGGTGGGGCCGCCTGGAACTGCTCGACACGGGCGAGCCGTCGATCCTCGCGCACCGCATCGTCGCCGACGTCGGCAGCTTCATCGCCGTGCACAACTTCGCGTCGACCCCGGTGACCGTGCGCCTCCCGCTCGGCGACGTGTCCGAGGAGGCACGCCTCTCCGACCTGCTCGCCGACACGGTCGTGCCGATCGACGACAAGGGCCGCGCCGACGTCGAGGTGGGCGCCTACGGCTACCGCTGGTTCCGCACGGTCGACTCCCGCGACCGCCGGCTCACCTGA
- a CDS encoding TIGR03885 family FMN-dependent LLM class oxidoreductase, producing MTIVGFHASHEQIAPAHLLHAVQRAEEAGFDAAMCSDHLEPWSVRQGESGYAWSWLGSVLQATLIPLGVVTAPGQRYHPAITAQAMATLESMYPGRFWTALGSGEALNEHVTGDPFPPKDERDERLRESVDAIRRLLRGEEVSADGHVRMDRARVWSLPQVPPPLHVAAVSSETARSGAEWADGLITVDQPRDALREVIGAYRDAGGHGPVAVQVHLSWARTDDEALAIAHDQWRTGVLPGPVIWEIDRPEAFDAATADASPDDVARTVQVSSDPARHLAKLAELLDVGADRVFLHHVGTTQDEFIDVFGEQVVPELKVVGR from the coding sequence ATGACGATCGTGGGATTCCACGCCTCGCACGAGCAGATCGCCCCGGCGCACCTGCTGCACGCCGTGCAGCGCGCCGAGGAGGCCGGCTTCGACGCCGCGATGTGCTCGGATCACCTCGAACCCTGGAGCGTCCGGCAGGGCGAGTCCGGCTACGCCTGGAGCTGGCTCGGCTCGGTGCTGCAGGCGACGCTCATCCCCCTCGGCGTCGTCACGGCCCCTGGCCAGCGCTACCATCCGGCGATCACCGCGCAGGCCATGGCGACGCTCGAGTCGATGTACCCCGGCCGGTTCTGGACCGCGCTCGGCAGCGGCGAGGCGCTCAACGAGCACGTCACGGGCGACCCGTTCCCGCCGAAGGACGAGCGCGATGAGCGCCTGCGCGAATCCGTCGACGCGATCCGGCGGCTGCTGCGCGGCGAGGAGGTCTCCGCCGACGGACACGTGCGGATGGACCGGGCGCGCGTCTGGAGCCTGCCGCAGGTGCCGCCGCCGCTGCACGTCGCGGCCGTGAGCTCCGAGACGGCGCGCTCGGGCGCCGAATGGGCCGACGGCCTCATCACGGTCGACCAACCCCGCGACGCGCTCCGCGAGGTCATCGGCGCCTACCGCGACGCGGGCGGCCACGGCCCGGTCGCCGTGCAGGTGCACCTCAGCTGGGCACGCACCGACGACGAGGCGCTCGCGATCGCGCACGACCAGTGGCGCACGGGCGTGCTGCCCGGTCCCGTGATCTGGGAGATCGACCGCCCGGAGGCGTTCGACGCGGCCACGGCGGATGCCTCGCCCGACGACGTCGCGCGCACGGTGCAGGTCTCGAGCGATCCCGCCCGCCACCTCGCGAAGCTCGCCGAGCTCCTCGACGTCGGCGCCGACCGCGTCTTCCTGCACCACGTCGGGACGACGCAGGACGAGTTCATCGACGTCTTCGGCGAGCAGGTCGTGCCCGAGCTGAAGGTGGTGGGCCGATGA
- the ftsY gene encoding signal recognition particle-docking protein FtsY: protein MAERASWSLGAALRGVFGAKTIDDDTWDDLESALIRADFGPAVTEEIVDAIKAQVERYRTTDPRDVQRMLRELIEERLSKYDPTLKLTERPAVVLVVGVNGVGKTTTIGKFARFLRSYDRSVVVGAADTFRAAAVDQLATWAARAGVDVVRPEREGQDPASVAFQTVEKAKQDGIEIVIIDTAGRLHTKGGLMDELSKIRRVVEKQAPISEVLLVLDATTGQNGLAQADAFIEHGGVTGLVLTKLDGSAKGGFVLAVQEKTGLPIKLIGQGEGIGDLTGFTPHVFAQKLVG, encoded by the coding sequence ATGGCAGAACGCGCATCGTGGTCGCTCGGGGCGGCTCTCCGGGGGGTCTTCGGTGCGAAGACCATCGACGACGACACCTGGGACGACCTGGAGTCGGCCCTGATCCGGGCCGACTTCGGGCCGGCCGTCACCGAGGAGATCGTCGACGCGATCAAGGCGCAGGTCGAGCGGTACCGCACGACCGACCCCCGCGACGTGCAGCGGATGCTGCGGGAGCTCATCGAGGAGCGGCTCTCGAAGTACGACCCCACGCTGAAGCTCACCGAGCGCCCCGCCGTCGTGCTCGTCGTCGGCGTGAACGGCGTCGGCAAGACCACCACGATCGGCAAGTTCGCCCGGTTCCTGCGCAGCTACGACCGCAGCGTCGTCGTCGGCGCCGCCGACACGTTCCGCGCGGCCGCGGTCGATCAGCTGGCGACGTGGGCGGCCCGCGCCGGCGTCGATGTCGTCCGCCCGGAGCGCGAAGGCCAGGACCCGGCATCCGTCGCGTTCCAGACCGTCGAGAAGGCGAAGCAGGACGGCATCGAGATCGTCATCATCGACACCGCGGGCCGCCTGCACACCAAGGGCGGGCTCATGGACGAGCTGTCGAAGATCCGGCGCGTCGTCGAGAAGCAGGCGCCGATCAGCGAGGTGCTGCTCGTGCTCGACGCGACGACCGGTCAGAACGGCCTCGCGCAGGCCGACGCGTTCATCGAGCACGGCGGCGTGACCGGCCTCGTGCTCACGAAGCTCGACGGCAGCGCGAAGGGCGGGTTCGTGCTGGCCGTGCAGGAGAAGACGGGCCTGCCGATCAAGCTCATCGGCCAGGGCGAGGGCATCGGCGACCTCACGGGCTTCACCCCGCACGTGTTCGCGCAGAAGCTCGTCGGCTAG
- a CDS encoding DUF2004 domain-containing protein, with the protein MATEHDYFGIVGDYWSEMIEYGDQRVEVVLDAEDEAVATTALDAAAALVGELELVDDELRSAFVSQLDSGSTPVVRFLDVLLDPDLEQAEEIEDAIGRDSGDRQLDALRSMSLVRVDLRPEADGEGEPFAEFEYALAPEETDERLVAVIDTGREIVDVRFEG; encoded by the coding sequence ATGGCGACCGAGCACGACTACTTCGGCATCGTCGGCGACTACTGGTCGGAGATGATCGAGTACGGCGACCAGCGCGTCGAGGTCGTGCTCGACGCCGAGGACGAGGCCGTCGCCACGACCGCGCTGGATGCCGCGGCCGCTCTCGTGGGCGAGCTCGAACTCGTCGACGACGAGCTGCGGTCGGCGTTCGTCAGCCAGCTCGACTCGGGCAGCACGCCCGTCGTGCGCTTCCTCGACGTGCTGCTCGACCCCGACCTCGAGCAGGCCGAGGAGATCGAGGACGCGATCGGCCGGGACTCGGGCGACCGCCAGCTCGACGCGCTGCGCTCGATGAGCCTCGTGCGCGTCGACCTCCGCCCCGAGGCCGACGGCGAGGGCGAGCCGTTCGCCGAGTTCGAGTACGCCCTCGCACCCGAGGAGACCGACGAGCGCCTCGTCGCGGTGATCGACACCGGCCGCGAGATCGTCGACGTGCGCTTCGAGGGGTAG
- the ffh gene encoding signal recognition particle protein — protein sequence MATFGNLSDRLAETFKNLRTKGKLSAADVDGTVREIRRALLDADVSLDVVKQFTAHVRERALGDEVNKALNPAQQVVQIVNEELVAILGGQQRRLQFAKNPPTVIMLAGLQGAGKTTLAGKLAKWLVKDGHTPMLVAADLQRPNAVNQLQVVGGQAGVPVFAPEPGNGVGDPVKVAKDAVAQAVRSQHDVVIVDTAGRLGVDAEMMKQAANIRKATNPDEVLFVIDAMIGQDAVTTAKAFQEGVDFTGVVLSKLDGDARGGAALSVASVTGRPIIFASTGEGLDDFEPFHPDRMASRILDLGDILTLIEQAQQAFDEEEALKVAEKLASEQFTLEDFLQQMQQLRGAGSIKKMLGMLPGAGGMKQQLENFDEREIVRTEAIIQSMTVAERRNPKLLNGSRRLRIAKGSGMTVTDVNQLVQRFEQAAKMMKTVARGGVPQVPGMGPIPGVGTYGGGKRQAAKGKKKPSGSRSGNPAKRAAENAAIASGVAPTGPSSAPTGSGFGLGSGGGGGAKGAPSEEELAALQKFLGR from the coding sequence ATGGCTACCTTCGGAAACCTGTCTGACCGCCTCGCCGAGACCTTCAAGAACCTCCGCACCAAGGGCAAGCTGTCGGCGGCCGACGTCGACGGCACCGTGCGCGAGATCCGTCGCGCGCTGCTCGACGCCGACGTCTCGCTCGACGTGGTCAAGCAGTTCACGGCGCACGTGCGCGAGCGCGCGCTCGGCGACGAGGTCAACAAGGCGCTGAACCCCGCGCAGCAGGTCGTGCAGATCGTCAACGAGGAGCTCGTCGCGATCCTGGGCGGCCAGCAGCGCCGGCTGCAGTTCGCGAAGAACCCGCCGACCGTCATCATGCTCGCGGGCCTCCAGGGCGCCGGCAAGACCACGCTCGCGGGCAAGCTCGCGAAGTGGCTCGTGAAGGACGGCCACACCCCGATGCTCGTCGCGGCCGACCTCCAGCGTCCGAACGCCGTGAACCAGCTCCAGGTCGTGGGCGGGCAGGCCGGCGTGCCGGTGTTCGCGCCCGAGCCCGGCAACGGCGTCGGCGACCCGGTCAAGGTCGCGAAGGACGCCGTGGCGCAGGCCGTGCGGTCGCAGCACGACGTGGTCATCGTCGACACCGCCGGCCGCCTCGGCGTCGACGCCGAGATGATGAAGCAGGCCGCGAACATCCGCAAGGCGACGAACCCCGACGAAGTGCTGTTCGTCATCGACGCGATGATCGGCCAGGACGCCGTCACGACGGCGAAGGCGTTCCAAGAGGGCGTGGACTTCACGGGCGTCGTGCTCTCGAAGCTCGACGGCGACGCGCGCGGCGGCGCTGCGCTCAGCGTGGCATCCGTCACCGGGCGCCCCATCATCTTCGCGTCCACGGGCGAGGGACTCGACGACTTCGAGCCGTTCCACCCCGACCGCATGGCGAGCCGCATCCTCGACCTCGGCGACATCCTCACCCTCATCGAGCAGGCGCAGCAGGCCTTCGACGAGGAGGAGGCGCTCAAGGTCGCCGAGAAGCTCGCGAGCGAGCAGTTCACGCTCGAGGACTTCCTGCAGCAGATGCAGCAGCTCCGCGGCGCCGGCTCGATCAAGAAGATGCTCGGAATGCTGCCGGGCGCGGGCGGCATGAAGCAGCAGCTCGAGAACTTCGACGAGCGCGAGATCGTGCGCACCGAGGCGATCATCCAGTCGATGACGGTCGCCGAGCGACGCAACCCCAAGCTCCTCAACGGCTCGCGGCGCCTGCGCATCGCGAAGGGCTCCGGCATGACCGTGACCGACGTGAACCAGCTCGTGCAGCGCTTCGAGCAGGCGGCGAAGATGATGAAGACCGTCGCGCGCGGCGGCGTGCCGCAGGTCCCCGGCATGGGCCCGATCCCGGGCGTCGGCACCTACGGCGGCGGCAAGCGGCAGGCCGCGAAGGGCAAGAAGAAGCCGTCGGGCTCGCGGTCGGGCAACCCCGCGAAACGCGCAGCCGAGAACGCCGCGATCGCATCGGGCGTCGCGCCGACCGGTCCGTCGTCGGCCCCCACGGGATCGGGCTTCGGCCTCGGAAGTGGCGGCGGTGGCGGCGCGAAGGGCGCCCCGAGCGAGGAGGAGCTCGCCGCCCTGCAGAAGTTCCTCGGCCGCTGA